GGACAAAGTCCAACTCATAGTCCACGTATTTTGTCCAAAGTGGCTTGAACTGGTTCATAGCAATATCAAGCCATGGTTTCATATTCCCGTTGAAGTGCACCACTGCTGCGTTGGTGATCTCCTCCATGCTAATGCTTGGATTGTAGCCGAGACCCAGAACATGCCATGACTTGTCCAGTGGCTTTGTGGTCGAGTAGAATGTGATCAGACCTGGTGGCAATGTGCCCAACTTCCACAAGGTACGGTTCTCATTCTGCATTAAGATTAGAATCAGATTGAGACATGTTAGTAGTAGATCAAAACATGCATGTACTCATATTGTTAAAATAAGAGAAATTGATAAaaatagcttttttttttaagtagTTTTCCATTCTGCCtacttttaataatattttattgccAAATAGCATTTGTCTAAAATTTGACCAGCTTAAATAGTAGATACAAGTAATAAATAAGAGAATACTAAAAATTCGAGCCGGACTAATACCAATCTAACTCATTTGATGAATAAAATATGACCAATTAACCAAACAAAACTACTTGTTACAAATAACATCTTGTTGTTGCATCGAATCATATAAATGTTGATTAAATTTTTCGAACAGCTATGTCTATCTGTCTAAATTATATAATgccattttgtaaaaaattattaaaactaggctaggCTAGACTAGACTGcaaaatgaatttaaaaaaaaaataggtccccttaaaataataaagacattagaaaaaaaaatggtattgaTTGTGTGTTACCAGATTCTGCCAGTAGTGATACTCCTCTGTGCACTTTTCCCTTCTCCACGCATCCAAATCAAAGAAGTTCATTCCATAAGCCCAAGCACAAGCCTTTGGATTAAACTTTTCCTTGATCAATGGGTGTGAGAAATTCATGTACTGCGCGTACCGATGGAACGACCCAAAACAAGTCTCGACTGCCCCATTCACCTTCCCGTCCATATCAATCTTCCACAATCCTGTCAAGTCCTTCTGAACCACAATATCATCATCCAAAAACAAAATTCTATGCAATTTTGGGTACATCTCTGGCAAGTAAAACCTCAGATGGTTTAGAATGGAGAGATACTTTGGGTTTCTAAACTTCATGTTGGTTGTGTCTTTAGTAGCATTCTCGAGCTTATTCTCAAAATAAAATTTCTGCAAATTCGCAGATTCTAGTTGCCGAAGGACAGGCACATAAGAAGAATTCAAGAATTCGTAATCTTCAACAGCTTTCACTTCGATATGCGACCCATTATAATCCTTCAATTTGAACATAACTTGCATTGCTCCAAGGTTCATCTTATCTGTCACGACATGGAATACATGCTTCCATGGCTCTTTTGCATTCTTCACTGCCGAATTAACCACCACCGAGGCTGCAACCACATTATCTGAAAATATAGCATAGTGGTACAGCTTTGGGTCCTCAAGTTCTGGAGGTTTTGGCTTCCCTTCATCTGAATACTTTTCAGGGTGAGCAATCCGCTCTTCCATCAATCGCATTGCTACGCAATGCAAGCTTTTGGGGATAGATTTGGCCGCTATTAAGCTAGAGAAAGCTCCTTGCTTCTTAGCCTTTGTCAGCATCTCATTCACTTGGAAAATCGTATCCTTAAGCTTCTGAATCTTGAGCTGGTTGTCAAAAGATTCTTTGGATTCGGAAATCACCTGTCTGGTGACTTTAATTCGCTCTTTCACGTCCTTTTCAAATTGGCGCAGCACCGACTCATCAATGGAGAGAGCGTCTGAAGCCAACAGAGCTTGATACGAGGGTTTTGTGAGAAGATCATTGTAGCTTCGCGATAGTTCAGCAAAGATCCTAACAAGCTTAGAGTTCTCGAGCTTGAGCTTCCGTGCAAAGACGGCATAAGTGAGCGCAAGGGATTTGTGATCTTCGGCTTGCTTCCGGATCTGGTCAAGGCGAGGCTTGAGAGGGTCTGATTTAAGAGCCAACATCGACCTTCTTGTAGATTCAATTCCATAAGAACCAGAACCAAAACCCTAATTTCACAAAATATCGACCGATTATTAAGGATTATCCTCGTTTCAGTCCATAAATTACATCTCAAAAAccggaagaaaaaaaaatcaagcaaaAAGAATACGATTTAATTTCTTCTTCTAAAAATATTTAAAGGTGAAGCAAACGCAAGAAAATTATAGAGGCATCACAAATGTGGATCTAACGCGATCCAAGCTAGTAAGAtactgaaaataaaaaataaataaatccaaACTATGCGAGTAATTTCATATACTACTATCATATGAATACACATATTATAACAAAAAACACACACGCACCGGGATTTGCACGAAGAGAAATAATTAACTCTACACTGTAAATTCAAATACAGAAATCAACAAATTCTACTTCTGTTATTTGTTTGATGCAAAGATTCAAGATCCATAGCAggtgaaagagaaaaagaaagatcaATACTCACAAAGTGGTTCGGATCGGCGGGGTCGGAGTGAGAAGCGAAGAAGAAAGAGAAGCAGAAAAAGAAGAAGACAGCAGCTACAATCGCAGAGGCCAATGCTCTGAAGGAGAAGCTAAAGCTTCGACCGCCATTAAATCCAGGTCCTGCGCGTAAAAGCGCTCTGTGGTTCGCCATTATCGATTCTGCAAAGCCACCTAAAGAGAGATCTCTCACACTTGGCCTCTCTCAGAGTCTCACTCTAAAAACAAACACTCTTTATTTCAGGGAAGAACAGAAAACTAatgattaatatatatttattaatttaattaattaatattatgattatttaaatttaaaaagaaaaaaatggtgaAGGGCCACACGCGATTATATTTCTCATCACCGACagaatatttaaaattaaacttaaaaatatctattgttaaaaaataattaaaatattatatcatTTAAATCGGGGAAATtatgatacaaatttatctttaaatattttatttagatAATAAACAACTTAAAAGATATTATTATTGtagataataattaataaatgtacCTCTCGTATAAATGTTAAGTAAATGttactctttattttttttagatatatttattttcataattcttTTATTCTTACGTCCACATCACATTAGTAGCTTCATTTTCTCaaattcttatattatttctacaaattttattattattatttcatgatTTAAAActcattaatttttttctttgtttttttaataatttttttactgTCAATGTTATatgacatgtgaattttctaTCGGCTTCAAAAATAatcctaccggtggggctcttttGTGTTCTTAATCCGTGAATAATTTTCGATGCGATTTTGtttttatgacagtgtatattgtaattatttagagcatcttgcaaattttcagaaaattctgaataatttacagtcctaaaaatagtttaaaaacatattgttgcactcgtgactaattttttttatgcgcgtggaaaatagcatgtttgaacataaattattcataattttctaaaaatttgcaggatgctctaaataattacaatatacacgatcataaaaaaaattgtaccaAAAATTAATCACGAGTCGGAAATACAAAAGAGGTCCACCGATGGAGATCTTTTTGAAGTCGTACCATAGAATCTTCCTATGACATGTTaggttttattaaaaatatttaattttatgtttacatatttttttaaattcgattatatatgattttattagtatTGGTATATCTATTCTTTTTATGATAGgatattttctaaaatttaattgtGTGATTTTTATTAGCATTAGTATGGTGTGGTATAAAGAccttattttaaatttatacatttttattttcaaatttaatagtATATGGTTTATTAACATGGTTCATTTATCTTTTATTTGTTGGGAAGTGATAAATTAGATTTGGTCAATCTTATTTTAAATTTGTGtttataatttctttttaattatgtggtgtagaattttataaaaaatatatataatttggtCTATTACGTTTGAGCTTAACACTAgacttgattattattttttaaaaaatcaataacaaTTGTTTGttgggaatatactcatttggtaccctatgtttttgcaaagtattattttggtaccctctgttttcaataatgctcatatggtaccctgtattttaaaatcgtacatatttggtaccctaaactcagattttatagataaaattttgtaaatttaatcaaactgctgtcaattatgtaagttacaaatttaaatttaattacataattacatataactgatgacagtttgatcatattgacaaaattttatctatcaaatctgagtttagggtaccaaatatgtacaattttaaaatacagggtaccatatgagcattattgaaaatagagggtaccaaaatgatattttgcaaaaacataggttACCAAATGAGTATCATGATTTTGATTTAAGGAACCTACTAAAAATTAATCATATTCTTGATTTTGATTTAAGAAGATTAtcaaaacatttttattttttgtttcaaTAAAATTAAAAGTATCATGATAGTTTTTATATTGTATATCATGATTGGTCCatctaattttaaaaaaaaaattatgatatatacttatattaacataataaatgtaCTTAAATCATATTTGCTTCAAATTTCATATAATCTCCCACTAATTTATCTTAAATCGTTGATATAAATATACTATTATCACAATCAGTCATCTAGTCAAACATTTAGCCCATTTTAGATAGGTTTCCTATGATCTAATTTTCTTACTAAAATGAATTATATAAACCATCATTTTCTTACTTTTTTAGCATCGAACATCCTCTATTTCATACTTAAATGTATTAAAACTGATAATTTGTGTAAACTTATCATGTTTGTGTCGACATGTTTATGATACATTACGattaaaacaaatataaatattatataattattaaacatgTTAAAAACCTAAACACGAATATGAGTTAGCATGTCACATAACATGACATgtttaacatgtttaataaatTTATCATGTTTGTGTCGACATACTTATGATATAATACGATTAAGATAAACATAAATATTATACAATTATTAAACGTGTTAAAAACCTAAACACGAATATGAGTTAGCATGTCACATAACATGACATGTTTAATAAACTTATTATGTTTGTATCAACATATTTATGATACAATACGATTAAGGCAAACATGAACATTATACAATTATTAAACGTGTTAAAACTTAAACACGAATATGAGTTAGCAGGTCACACAATATGTCTAATAAACTGGTTAAAGATTGACACaactatacataaatatatataacttgTTATAAAATCTACAACATAATCACAATACATATATGAACAATACGTCATAGAGAAAGTGACAAAAATTGACCAAAAAATTGTTTTcgaaaaatatataataacaatTTTAAGGTGTTATCAAAACAAGTAGTTGTGTTAACATTATTTAGAATAAATGCCAAACAAttcgttattattattattatttaaattctgaactgttgattatgatcaATTTGAAAGAATATTGCTATTTTAACTAATGAGTTTtcatattgtattgttttcttcctAACTTCAAATTCAAATAAAGCACTTCCATCTTATCTTTAGTAGAAAAAAATGGGTTTGCACCCAACTCAGATAGTTTCCCATTAAGTgcatttttcttttcaaaatgggaGAAGAGATAAGCCTAATTTGTTTTCTTCTAATAAAACAATAAGGTTCACCCAACTAAGTCCATGTTTGCAACAAAGAAAAAGACACAAAATACAGTGTTGTAAGTCTCCATAGAACCAAACAAAACAATGTAGAATTTTTTCACAAACAAACAAATCACTTGAAATGGACTAAAAACTACTATTTATAATAACTCACTTCAAACCTttccataaaaaaataaaaataaaatactaaatgAAATATCATGagaaagttatatttttttaaattgctTCAACTTAGTTCATGATtaataattttgttaatattggcAAATACATATTATACAATTTTGCCTATATTGAGACATGAATTTCTAATATAGTGTTTTACTATGATTgcgtttggtaacacttaaaaaaatagttttttatttaataatttaaaattacaattaaatataaaatgtgtttggtgactctatttttatttattattttttttaattttaattaaattttgaaaataaaatttttttaaactattttttatttttttttcttctcttcttcaaatcaacacatcatattgttaaacaaaaaataaaactaaaagttatcaaacgcgcgtttattattttttatttttaaaaacaaaaaacaaaaatagttatcaaacatatttttattttttaaaaataaaaataatatttccacttttgtgtttaaaaaattcaaaaacaaaaattttaccaaatacAACCTATATTTTTTCAAGTAATTTGATCTTCACTTAATGTTGAAGAaaagatatgaaaaaaaaaactaatgacTAGGATGGTTGATCATGTGCAAAAAATCAGATAAGATTGTTTTGTAAAATACATATATCGATCGAATTTGGATAAGactcaatttttaaaaaaattccaataGATGAACATAAATAAAGAGCCCCCACAAGACGTGAAAAAGAAGGCAATAATCCCATATGAAGATTAATAATAGTGTGAGCCATTatgtgcaatttttttttatgtgggAGTCAAATTTGAAATTATAATTCATTCCAAAAGGTAATGTGTTTATAAAATGATTAGTCAAACCCAAATGAAGATTAGACTGGAGCTTAAGGTAAAAGAAAAGTATCAAAAACCCTAGTTAAGATTGGATATGCCTCGTAAAAGACTCGAAAGAGAAAATTTTGTAATTTAGATTGAATTTGTTATAAAGAATCCAAAACCCCTTTGTTATTGTTTCTGCCAAAATGAAAATCGATCAAGTAACTAACTTAACATCTTTGATTTGGTATAAATAATTTATCTTGATGAAATCAAAGGAAGATTATTGATAATTACCTATTATTTTGATTTACGAGTGAGTTTTTTTTAGTAGTATTCCTCGATGATTTTTCATAGTCTCACTCTAAATTCGAAATCGATCGACCATTAGTCTGGtattgttgaattttttttttcttttttatctaACAGAAATACCAAACCAATTACTACAACTTGTTAAGTTATATGGAGATGTTGGGGTTAATATTTATAGTCTTCCTTCTTCAATACCAACATGCTATGTGAACTTAAATATATGTAATAATGTTTTGACAATGCAACTACTATCTGATTGTCAAAACAGAGCATGCATGTCACGTGACCCATTTACTGTGTGGGGCCCTCTAATGCCATTATTCAAC
The genomic region above belongs to Humulus lupulus chromosome 1, drHumLupu1.1, whole genome shotgun sequence and contains:
- the LOC133782596 gene encoding galacturonosyltransferase 8 — its product is MANHRALLRAGPGFNGGRSFSFSFRALASAIVAAVFFFFCFSFFFASHSDPADPNHFGFGSGSYGIESTRRSMLALKSDPLKPRLDQIRKQAEDHKSLALTYAVFARKLKLENSKLVRIFAELSRSYNDLLTKPSYQALLASDALSIDESVLRQFEKDVKERIKVTRQVISESKESFDNQLKIQKLKDTIFQVNEMLTKAKKQGAFSSLIAAKSIPKSLHCVAMRLMEERIAHPEKYSDEGKPKPPELEDPKLYHYAIFSDNVVAASVVVNSAVKNAKEPWKHVFHVVTDKMNLGAMQVMFKLKDYNGSHIEVKAVEDYEFLNSSYVPVLRQLESANLQKFYFENKLENATKDTTNMKFRNPKYLSILNHLRFYLPEMYPKLHRILFLDDDIVVQKDLTGLWKIDMDGKVNGAVETCFGSFHRYAQYMNFSHPLIKEKFNPKACAWAYGMNFFDLDAWRREKCTEEYHYWQNLNENRTLWKLGTLPPGLITFYSTTKPLDKSWHVLGLGYNPSISMEEITNAAVVHFNGNMKPWLDIAMNQFKPLWTKYVDYELDFVQACNFGI